A stretch of the Dechloromonas sp. TW-R-39-2 genome encodes the following:
- a CDS encoding dicarboxylate/amino acid:cation symporter: protein MAKKAVYKSLYFQVIIAIIIGVSLGHFYPETGAAMKPLGDGFIKLIKMIIAPIIFCTIVVGIAGMEDMKKVGKTGGLAVLYFEVVSTIALVIGLIVVNFWQPGVGMNVDPSTLDTKGIAKYAAPGQMQSTTDFLMNIIPTSVVDAFAKGDMLQVLFFSILFGYSMHAFGERGKPVFELIEKLSHVLFGIVGVIMKVAPIGAFGAMAYTIGKHGVGSLTQLASLMGAFYLTCVIFIFGVLGSIAAFHGFSIIKLIKYIKEELFLVLGTSSSESALPRLMAKMENAGAEKSVVGLVVPTGYSFNLDGTSIYLTMAAIFIAQATNTPLDLQHQITLLVILLLTSKGAAGVTGSGFIVLAATLSAVGTVPVAGLALILGIDRFMSEARALTNFIGNSVATLVVAKWCKALDAEKLDAVLNGETQDEADYPELVLDDNDIPPIPHSPRPIVEHH from the coding sequence ATGGCAAAAAAAGCGGTTTATAAAAGTCTATATTTTCAGGTGATCATCGCGATCATCATTGGTGTTTCGCTGGGGCATTTCTACCCCGAAACCGGTGCGGCGATGAAACCGCTCGGCGATGGCTTCATCAAGCTGATCAAGATGATCATCGCACCGATCATCTTCTGTACCATCGTGGTCGGCATTGCCGGCATGGAAGACATGAAAAAAGTCGGCAAGACGGGTGGTCTCGCCGTTTTGTACTTTGAGGTCGTCAGCACGATTGCCTTGGTCATCGGCCTGATCGTCGTCAATTTCTGGCAGCCGGGTGTTGGCATGAATGTCGATCCTTCGACACTCGATACCAAGGGAATTGCCAAGTACGCTGCACCGGGCCAGATGCAGTCGACCACCGACTTCCTGATGAACATCATCCCGACCAGCGTGGTTGATGCTTTTGCCAAGGGCGACATGCTGCAGGTCCTGTTTTTCTCGATCCTGTTCGGTTACTCGATGCATGCTTTTGGTGAACGGGGCAAGCCGGTTTTTGAATTGATCGAAAAACTGTCGCACGTGCTGTTCGGCATTGTCGGTGTGATCATGAAAGTGGCTCCGATCGGTGCTTTCGGTGCGATGGCTTATACCATCGGCAAGCATGGTGTCGGCAGCCTGACCCAGCTGGCCAGTCTGATGGGCGCTTTCTACCTGACCTGCGTCATCTTTATCTTTGGCGTGTTGGGTAGTATTGCTGCATTCCATGGCTTCTCGATCATCAAGCTGATCAAGTACATCAAGGAAGAGTTGTTCCTGGTGCTTGGCACTTCCTCTTCGGAATCCGCTTTGCCGCGTCTGATGGCCAAGATGGAAAATGCCGGTGCTGAAAAATCGGTCGTCGGTCTGGTTGTGCCGACCGGCTACTCCTTCAATCTCGATGGCACCTCGATCTATCTGACGATGGCCGCCATCTTCATCGCCCAGGCAACCAATACCCCGCTGGACTTGCAGCACCAGATCACTTTGCTGGTCATTTTGCTGCTCACCTCAAAAGGTGCGGCTGGCGTTACAGGGAGTGGCTTTATCGTTCTGGCGGCAACCTTGTCTGCCGTCGGTACCGTGCCAGTGGCCGGCCTGGCCCTGATCCTGGGTATCGACCGTTTCATGTCCGAAGCACGTGCGCTGACCAACTTCATCGGCAACAGCGTGGCAACGCTGGTTGTTGCCAAGTGGTGCAAGGCGCTGGATGCCGAAAAGCTCGATGCCGTGCTTAATGGCGAAACGCAGGATGAGGCTGACTACCCCGAACTGGTGCTGGACGATAACGATATCCCGCCGATTCCTCATAGTCCGCGCCCGATTGTCGAGCACCATTAA
- a CDS encoding TRAP transporter substrate-binding protein, translated as MKISKLMIGLFAGMVSIAAYAQQPIVIKFSHVVAADTPKGKAAEMFAKKAGELTKGKVKVEVYANSTLYKDKEEMEALQLGAVQMLAPSLAKFGPLGVKEFEVFDLPFIFSDYDALRKVTNGAVGKQLLAKLEPKGIRGLGYWDNGFKSFSLNTPVKTPADLKGKKLRIQSSKVLEEEVRALGGLPQVMAFSEVYQALQTGVVDGTENPISNLYTQKMHEVQKHLTLTEHGYLGYAVIVNKKFWDGLPADVRGQLEDAMEQATRYANQIAKVENESSLEAVKKSGKTTVYVPTKEERLAFKKALVPVHQKMEGRVGKDVIQAVYKDTGFKPDSL; from the coding sequence ATGAAAATTTCAAAACTGATGATCGGGCTGTTCGCCGGTATGGTGTCGATTGCCGCTTATGCCCAGCAGCCGATCGTGATCAAGTTCAGCCACGTTGTGGCTGCCGATACGCCAAAGGGCAAGGCCGCCGAAATGTTTGCCAAAAAGGCTGGCGAACTGACCAAGGGCAAGGTCAAGGTCGAGGTTTATGCCAACTCAACCTTGTACAAGGACAAGGAAGAAATGGAGGCCTTGCAACTGGGCGCCGTCCAGATGCTGGCGCCGTCGCTGGCCAAGTTTGGGCCGCTTGGCGTCAAGGAATTCGAAGTCTTCGACTTGCCGTTTATCTTCAGTGACTACGATGCGCTGCGCAAGGTGACCAATGGCGCCGTCGGCAAGCAACTGCTGGCCAAGCTCGAACCCAAGGGTATCCGCGGTCTGGGATATTGGGACAATGGTTTCAAGTCCTTCTCTCTGAACACACCGGTCAAGACCCCGGCTGATCTGAAAGGCAAGAAACTGCGTATCCAGTCCTCGAAGGTGCTCGAAGAGGAAGTGCGCGCGCTTGGTGGCCTGCCACAGGTAATGGCTTTCTCCGAGGTGTATCAGGCTTTGCAGACTGGCGTGGTCGACGGTACGGAAAACCCGATTTCCAATCTTTACACCCAGAAAATGCATGAAGTCCAGAAGCATCTGACGCTGACCGAGCATGGTTACCTGGGCTACGCCGTCATCGTGAACAAGAAGTTCTGGGACGGTTTGCCGGCGGATGTGCGCGGGCAGTTGGAAGATGCCATGGAGCAGGCTACGCGTTATGCCAACCAGATCGCCAAGGTTGAAAACGAAAGTTCCCTCGAAGCGGTGAAGAAGAGTGGCAAGACGACGGTCTACGTGCCGACCAAGGAAGAGCGCCTGGCTTTCAAGAAAGCCCTGGTGCCGGTCCATCAGAAGATGGAAGGTCGCGTTGGCAAGGATGTCATTCAAGCGGTCTACAAGGACACCGGCTTCAAGCCAGACAGTCTCTAA
- a CDS encoding TRAP transporter small permease: MLNRALNHLEELLVTLLMGAATVIIFISVAHRYMAGVEIPVLQDWLLTLNFSWAQELCIIMFVWMAKFGAAYGVRTGIHVGVDVLINRLDDKMRGKFIVFGLLAGATFTGIVATLGANFVWENGAHYAIFQFFGIDTGDNYEGPTTPDLEWPTWIVYSAIPLGSSLMSFRFLQVTWSFLKTGELPHHDHGHVDGLEDEKPPVNVNLYGMDDNLHMHDLKHPMVGERQNDKKGSDQS, encoded by the coding sequence ATGTTGAACAGGGCACTCAATCATCTTGAAGAGTTGCTGGTCACGCTGCTGATGGGCGCGGCGACCGTCATCATCTTCATCTCGGTGGCGCACCGTTACATGGCTGGCGTCGAAATTCCTGTCTTGCAGGATTGGCTGCTGACGCTCAATTTCAGTTGGGCGCAGGAGTTGTGCATCATCATGTTTGTCTGGATGGCAAAGTTTGGTGCCGCTTATGGCGTGCGGACCGGCATCCACGTTGGCGTCGATGTGTTGATCAATCGGCTTGATGACAAGATGCGTGGGAAATTCATCGTTTTCGGCCTGCTGGCTGGTGCGACCTTCACCGGTATCGTGGCCACCCTTGGTGCGAATTTTGTCTGGGAAAACGGTGCGCACTACGCCATTTTCCAATTTTTCGGGATTGATACCGGCGACAACTACGAAGGGCCGACGACGCCTGACCTTGAGTGGCCGACCTGGATCGTTTATAGCGCCATTCCGCTGGGCTCGTCGTTGATGAGCTTCCGCTTCCTGCAGGTGACTTGGAGTTTCCTGAAAACCGGAGAGTTGCCGCACCACGATCACGGTCATGTCGATGGCCTGGAGGATGAAAAACCACCGGTTAACGTCAATCTTTACGGCATGGACGACAATCTGCACATGCACGATCTCAAGCATCCGATGGTTGGTGAGCGCCAGAATGACAAAAAAGGGAGCGACCAATCATGA
- a CDS encoding TRAP transporter large permease: MNALVIFTLLAVLMLTGMPISISLGLTVLSFLFTMTQVPLESVALKLFTGIEKFEIMAIPFFILAGNFLTHGGVAKRMINFATSMVGHWYGGLGLAGVLACALFAAVSGSSPATVVAIGSILLPAMVKAGFPNKFGAGVIATSGALGILIPPSIVMVMYSVATNTSVGALFMAGVIPGLALAGVLGGVTWYRAKKFDYPRQPKATWGERWASFRASVWGLLLIVVVMGGIYSGVFTPTEAAAMSAVYAFICAVFIYKDLGLKDVPKVLLNSANMSAMLLYIITNAVLFSFIMTNENIPQALADWMLGNGLGVITFLLAVNVILLLAGNFMEPSSIVLIFAPILFPVAVALGIHPVHFGILMVVNMEVGMCHPPVGLNLYVASGITKMGITELTIAVWPWLLSMLGFLVVVTYWPDLSLWLPRTMGML; the protein is encoded by the coding sequence ATGAACGCCCTTGTGATTTTTACCCTGCTGGCAGTGCTCATGCTGACCGGCATGCCGATCTCGATTTCGCTGGGTTTGACGGTGCTCAGCTTCCTGTTCACGATGACCCAGGTGCCGCTTGAGTCGGTTGCACTCAAGCTGTTCACGGGCATCGAGAAGTTCGAGATCATGGCCATTCCCTTCTTCATCCTGGCCGGGAATTTCCTGACCCACGGCGGGGTGGCCAAGCGGATGATCAATTTCGCCACGTCGATGGTCGGTCACTGGTATGGCGGTCTCGGTCTGGCTGGCGTGCTGGCCTGTGCGCTGTTCGCTGCGGTTTCGGGTTCCAGCCCGGCAACGGTGGTGGCGATCGGTTCGATCCTGCTGCCGGCGATGGTCAAGGCGGGCTTTCCGAACAAGTTCGGGGCGGGCGTCATTGCCACCTCGGGGGCGCTCGGCATCCTGATCCCGCCGTCCATTGTCATGGTGATGTACTCGGTGGCGACCAATACCTCGGTCGGCGCCCTGTTCATGGCCGGGGTGATTCCAGGTTTGGCCCTGGCTGGGGTGTTGGGCGGTGTGACCTGGTATCGCGCCAAGAAGTTTGACTATCCGCGTCAGCCGAAGGCAACCTGGGGTGAGCGCTGGGCGTCTTTCCGCGCTTCGGTCTGGGGGTTGTTGCTGATCGTCGTCGTGATGGGCGGGATTTACTCCGGCGTCTTCACACCGACCGAAGCGGCAGCAATGTCCGCGGTCTACGCCTTTATTTGCGCCGTTTTCATCTACAAGGATCTGGGTCTGAAGGATGTGCCGAAGGTGCTGCTCAATTCGGCCAACATGTCGGCGATGCTGCTCTACATCATCACCAATGCCGTCTTGTTCTCTTTCATCATGACCAATGAAAACATCCCGCAGGCGCTGGCCGACTGGATGCTGGGCAATGGTCTGGGCGTCATCACCTTCTTGCTCGCGGTGAATGTGATCCTGCTGCTTGCCGGTAATTTCATGGAACCGTCGTCGATCGTGCTGATCTTCGCGCCCATCCTTTTCCCGGTTGCGGTGGCACTTGGTATCCATCCGGTGCACTTCGGCATCCTGATGGTGGTCAACATGGAGGTCGGCATGTGTCACCCGCCGGTTGGTCTCAATCTCTACGTGGCTTCCGGGATTACCAAGATGGGGATTACCGAGCTGACCATCGCGGTCTGGCCGTGGCTGCTGTCGATGCTCGGTTTCCTGGTTGTTGTGACCTACTGGCCAGACTTGTCCTTGTGGCTGCCGCGCACCATGGGCATGCTCTAG
- a CDS encoding type IV pili methyl-accepting chemotaxis transducer N-terminal domain-containing protein, which produces MNARFLCVFIAGICWALLGSSLSHAADASPIARDIASAGSLRMQAQRIAKLYLQLGLKVGEVAAQRQIDSAIVQVDAELRRLDGYARKPGVQRTFGRCDAAWQELRQVVVRQVSRSNAERATQLAEELSIHAGKLAMQIEAEAETPVGRLLDLSSRQNMLAQRLARLYMQVQAGDQSQGLLVDLEQTRKEFASGLSAIESAAESSPASRDALVLAKNQWVFLDAAVSQLRVRSADGRAARDVASSSERIQEMLAAVTAQYLLDYPVARSAR; this is translated from the coding sequence ATGAATGCTCGTTTTTTGTGTGTTTTTATCGCAGGCATCTGCTGGGCTTTGCTGGGTAGCTCGCTGTCGCATGCCGCAGATGCTTCTCCGATCGCACGGGATATTGCCAGCGCAGGCTCGCTCCGCATGCAGGCGCAGCGGATTGCCAAGCTTTATTTGCAGCTTGGATTGAAGGTTGGCGAAGTTGCTGCCCAGCGACAGATTGACTCGGCCATCGTCCAGGTTGATGCCGAACTTCGACGGCTTGACGGATATGCCAGAAAACCTGGCGTTCAGCGAACTTTCGGGCGTTGCGATGCGGCTTGGCAAGAGCTGCGCCAGGTGGTCGTCCGGCAAGTGTCGAGAAGCAATGCCGAGCGCGCTACTCAGCTGGCTGAAGAGTTGTCGATTCATGCCGGAAAACTGGCGATGCAGATCGAGGCCGAGGCGGAAACGCCGGTTGGCCGCTTGCTCGATCTTTCTTCCCGGCAAAACATGCTGGCCCAGCGTTTGGCTCGACTCTACATGCAGGTTCAGGCCGGCGATCAGTCGCAAGGCTTGCTGGTCGACCTCGAGCAGACGCGCAAGGAATTCGCCTCCGGGTTGAGTGCCATCGAATCTGCCGCCGAAAGCTCTCCGGCCAGCCGCGATGCGCTGGTTCTGGCCAAGAACCAGTGGGTTTTTCTCGATGCGGCGGTCAGTCAGTTGCGCGTTCGCTCAGCAGATGGCCGGGCCGCCAGGGATGTGGCGAGTAGCAGCGAGCGTATCCAGGAGATGCTCGCTGCCGTGACCGCCCAGTATCTGCTGGATTATCCGGTCGCGCGGTCAGCCCGCTGA
- the ndk gene encoding nucleoside-diphosphate kinase, which yields MAIELALSIIKPDAVAKNVIGKIYSRFESNGLKIVASKMVWLSEQEAGQFYAVHKARPFFKDLVSFMTSGPVMVQVLEGENAIAKNRELMGATNPKEAAPGTIRADFAESIDANAVHGSDAPETAAVEVAFFFPGLNVYAGR from the coding sequence ATGGCTATCGAACTCGCCCTCTCCATCATCAAACCCGATGCTGTTGCCAAGAACGTTATTGGCAAGATTTATTCCCGTTTTGAATCCAACGGTCTGAAGATCGTTGCTTCCAAGATGGTTTGGTTGTCCGAACAGGAAGCCGGCCAGTTCTACGCCGTGCACAAGGCCCGTCCGTTCTTCAAGGATCTGGTCTCCTTCATGACCTCCGGTCCGGTCATGGTTCAAGTGCTCGAAGGCGAAAACGCCATCGCCAAGAATCGCGAACTGATGGGCGCCACCAACCCGAAGGAAGCCGCACCGGGCACCATCCGTGCTGACTTCGCCGAGTCGATCGACGCCAACGCCGTGCACGGCTCTGACGCTCCGGAAACCGCCGCTGTTGAAGTTGCGTTCTTCTTCCCGGGCCTGAACGTTTACGCTGGCCGCTAA
- the rlmN gene encoding 23S rRNA (adenine(2503)-C(2))-methyltransferase RlmN has product MTVNLLDFDGESLTAWFAEQGEKPFRAKQVLRWMHRSGVADFDAMTDIAKSLREKLKATAVVAPPAVVSDKLSDDGTRKFLIDVGNNNAVETVFIPEDDRGTLCVSTQAGCALDCAFCSTGKQGFNRNLTVAEIIGQVWQANNALGAVHGDERVISNVVLMGMGEPLANFENSVAALKLMLDDNAYGLSRRRVTVSTSGLVPVMDRLRDECPVALAVSLHAPNDKLRDELVPINQKYPLKELMAACQRYLEKAPRDFITFEYVMLDGINDSDAHARELLALVKHVPCKFNLIPFNPFPGSPFKRSPAERVRRFADILMQAGIITTTRKTRGDDIDAACGQLAGQVQDKTKRTAGRVIRIKEESA; this is encoded by the coding sequence ATGACCGTCAATCTGCTGGATTTCGATGGCGAAAGCCTGACTGCCTGGTTTGCCGAGCAGGGTGAAAAACCCTTCCGGGCCAAGCAAGTGTTGCGCTGGATGCATCGTTCCGGGGTGGCGGACTTCGACGCCATGACCGATATCGCCAAGAGTCTTCGCGAGAAGCTCAAGGCGACGGCGGTCGTGGCGCCGCCTGCCGTCGTCTCCGACAAGCTGTCGGATGACGGCACGCGCAAGTTTCTGATCGATGTTGGCAACAATAATGCCGTTGAAACGGTATTCATTCCCGAAGACGATCGCGGCACGCTGTGCGTGTCGACCCAGGCTGGTTGTGCGCTCGATTGCGCCTTCTGTTCAACCGGCAAGCAAGGTTTCAACCGTAACCTGACGGTGGCCGAAATCATCGGTCAGGTGTGGCAGGCCAACAATGCGCTTGGCGCGGTCCACGGTGACGAACGGGTCATTTCCAATGTCGTGCTGATGGGCATGGGCGAGCCACTGGCTAATTTCGAGAATTCCGTTGCCGCCTTGAAGCTGATGCTCGACGACAACGCTTACGGTCTGTCGCGTCGCCGCGTTACGGTCTCGACGTCCGGTCTGGTGCCGGTGATGGATCGACTGCGCGACGAATGCCCGGTCGCCCTGGCAGTTTCACTGCACGCGCCGAATGACAAGCTGCGCGACGAACTGGTGCCGATCAACCAGAAGTATCCGCTGAAGGAACTGATGGCCGCCTGCCAGCGTTATCTGGAAAAGGCGCCACGCGATTTCATTACCTTCGAGTACGTCATGCTCGACGGTATCAACGACAGCGATGCCCACGCCCGCGAATTGCTGGCGCTGGTCAAGCATGTGCCGTGCAAGTTCAACCTGATTCCCTTCAATCCCTTCCCGGGTTCGCCATTCAAGCGCTCCCCGGCCGAGCGGGTGCGCCGTTTTGCCGATATCCTGATGCAGGCTGGCATCATTACGACGACGCGTAAGACGCGGGGTGATGATATCGATGCCGCATGCGGCCAGTTGGCCGGGCAGGTTCAGGACAAGACCAAGCGGACGGCCGGACGTGTTATTCGAATCAAGGAGGAAAGCGCGTGA
- the pilW gene encoding type IV pilus biogenesis/stability protein PilW, whose protein sequence is MKLFSLSRRAAGACLLALCVFGVQAQSNFDAPSNPRNQSSSDPKNRAKIHTELGSMYFQGGNMSVALDELRIALEADSGYVQAYSVRGLVYANLKEYARAEADFRRALEIAPNDPEVNNNYGWYLCETGKERQSIAYFLNALKSSLYETPDRAYTNAGTCALKAGDLDGAQNYLLQALRFARDEAVSARFQLASLFYQRGNLEESRVYLTDSLKMMGQPSAEALWLGVRLERKLGNRVAEGSYAAQLRSRHPTSPEYQEFLKGNF, encoded by the coding sequence GTGAAACTGTTCTCTTTGTCCCGGCGCGCGGCCGGAGCCTGCCTGCTGGCCTTGTGTGTCTTCGGGGTCCAGGCGCAGAGTAATTTTGACGCGCCTTCCAATCCGCGTAATCAAAGTTCAAGCGACCCCAAGAATCGGGCAAAAATCCATACTGAACTGGGCTCCATGTATTTCCAGGGCGGCAACATGTCGGTGGCACTCGATGAGTTGCGCATTGCCCTTGAAGCCGATTCGGGATACGTGCAAGCCTACAGTGTGCGTGGCCTGGTGTATGCCAATCTCAAGGAATATGCCCGCGCTGAAGCCGATTTCAGGCGGGCGCTGGAAATTGCGCCGAACGACCCTGAGGTCAATAACAACTACGGTTGGTATCTGTGCGAGACGGGCAAGGAACGGCAGTCGATTGCCTACTTCCTGAATGCTCTCAAGAGCTCCCTCTACGAAACGCCGGACCGGGCTTATACCAATGCCGGAACTTGCGCACTCAAGGCCGGTGATCTTGACGGGGCACAGAATTATTTGCTGCAAGCATTACGTTTTGCGCGCGACGAGGCTGTTTCTGCCCGCTTCCAACTGGCCAGTCTGTTTTACCAGCGCGGAAATCTTGAAGAGTCACGGGTTTATCTGACCGACTCTTTGAAAATGATGGGGCAACCTTCCGCCGAAGCCCTGTGGCTCGGTGTCCGCCTTGAGCGCAAGCTCGGCAATCGGGTTGCCGAAGGTAGTTATGCGGCGCAATTGCGTAGTCGTCACCCGACATCGCCCGAATATCAGGAATTCCTCAAAGGTAATTTTTAA
- a CDS encoding helix-turn-helix domain-containing protein — translation MSEQLNEGEIPVLNIEAEAPPTVSVGQQLRSARLARGLALPDVAQTLKLGVRQIEALENGDWQGLPGQTFIRGFVRNYARLLQVDAGPLMLQLDSILEKPAKTLAVPEGRLGSMPQTGGSISRRDRAVILSGIGLVAVAALVYFLLPHDLSSLRESTQGLLDSFARKEAPAPVAPASAPEPVFPPGSTPQQIMNPQAEPMPAAPAEVAVPAAPAATPVAAAASEQKAPVAGAAQLRFVFDKESWVEVRDRDDRIIFSQRPGSGAERQVAGQGPLSLVIGYAPGVKLYWRGELIDLVPHTRGDVARLVLE, via the coding sequence ATGAGTGAGCAGCTTAACGAGGGAGAAATTCCTGTCCTCAATATTGAAGCCGAGGCACCGCCGACGGTCAGTGTCGGCCAGCAGTTGCGTAGTGCAAGGTTGGCCCGTGGCCTTGCCTTGCCCGATGTGGCGCAGACGCTGAAATTGGGCGTGCGTCAGATTGAAGCGCTTGAAAATGGCGATTGGCAGGGCTTGCCAGGACAAACCTTCATCCGCGGTTTCGTGCGCAATTACGCACGATTGCTTCAGGTCGATGCGGGGCCGCTGATGCTGCAACTCGACAGCATTCTTGAAAAACCGGCCAAGACACTGGCTGTGCCTGAAGGCCGTCTGGGCTCGATGCCGCAGACCGGTGGCTCGATTTCACGTCGTGACCGTGCCGTCATTCTCTCTGGAATCGGCTTGGTTGCCGTGGCTGCGCTGGTTTACTTCCTCCTGCCGCATGATTTGTCTTCGTTGCGCGAAAGTACGCAGGGTTTGCTCGACTCTTTTGCCCGCAAGGAAGCGCCCGCGCCGGTCGCTCCTGCCTCTGCGCCGGAACCGGTTTTTCCGCCGGGTTCGACGCCGCAGCAAATCATGAATCCGCAAGCTGAGCCCATGCCGGCAGCGCCAGCCGAAGTGGCTGTACCTGCCGCTCCTGCCGCAACGCCGGTGGCTGCAGCTGCCAGCGAGCAAAAAGCACCGGTTGCCGGTGCGGCACAGCTGCGTTTTGTTTTCGATAAAGAATCCTGGGTTGAGGTCCGCGACCGTGACGACCGGATCATCTTTTCCCAGCGTCCGGGAAGTGGTGCCGAGCGCCAGGTTGCAGGGCAGGGGCCGCTTTCTCTGGTGATTGGTTATGCGCCGGGCGTCAAGCTCTACTGGCGCGGAGAGTTGATTGATCTGGTCCCGCATACCCGTGGCGATGTGGCCCGTCTGGTGCTGGAGTAA
- the ispG gene encoding flavodoxin-dependent (E)-4-hydroxy-3-methylbut-2-enyl-diphosphate synthase has protein sequence MSALSKRLTRSTAIGHVKMGGDAPVVVQSMTNTDTADYLATAIQCAELARAGSELVRITVNTLEAAAAVPRIREHLDRMNCNVPLIGDFHYNGHRLLTEYPACAEALAKYRINPGNVGFGKKKDEQFAQMVELACKYDKPVRIGVNWGSLDQELLARIMDENSRKAEPLDATQMMRHAMVTSALESAAKAEEVGMAQEKIILSCKVSSVQDLIAIYRELSKRADYALHLGLTEAGMGSKGIVASTAALSVLLQEGIGDTIRVSLTPEPGGSRSQEVIVAQEILQTMGLRAFTPMVAACPGCGRTTSTFFQELAGEVQDFVRAKMPEWKLQYDGAENMTLAVMGCIVNGPGESKHANIGISLPGTGEAPSAPVYEDGEKTVTLKGDNIANEFKQIIERYVERTYTKKLKS, from the coding sequence ATGTCCGCTTTGAGCAAGCGTTTGACGCGGTCGACTGCGATCGGCCATGTAAAAATGGGCGGCGATGCGCCAGTTGTCGTCCAGTCGATGACCAATACCGATACTGCCGACTATCTGGCCACCGCCATCCAGTGTGCCGAGTTGGCCCGTGCTGGTTCAGAGTTGGTGCGTATCACGGTGAACACGCTTGAGGCAGCGGCGGCTGTTCCCCGTATCCGAGAGCATCTTGACCGGATGAATTGCAATGTGCCGTTGATTGGTGATTTCCATTACAACGGCCATCGCCTGCTAACCGAGTATCCTGCCTGTGCCGAAGCGCTGGCCAAGTACCGGATCAATCCGGGAAATGTCGGGTTCGGCAAGAAGAAGGACGAGCAGTTTGCCCAAATGGTCGAGTTGGCTTGCAAATACGATAAACCGGTGCGCATCGGGGTGAACTGGGGAAGTCTTGACCAGGAGCTGCTGGCGCGCATCATGGATGAAAACAGCCGCAAGGCCGAACCGCTCGATGCAACCCAGATGATGCGTCATGCGATGGTTACTTCGGCACTTGAATCTGCTGCCAAGGCTGAAGAAGTCGGCATGGCGCAGGAAAAAATCATTCTCTCCTGCAAGGTGTCCAGCGTTCAGGACCTGATCGCGATTTACCGCGAATTGTCGAAGCGGGCCGATTACGCCCTGCATCTCGGCTTGACCGAAGCCGGGATGGGATCCAAGGGTATTGTCGCGTCGACCGCGGCATTATCCGTTTTGCTGCAGGAAGGCATCGGCGACACCATTCGCGTTTCGCTGACGCCGGAGCCGGGCGGTTCGCGCTCGCAGGAAGTCATCGTCGCCCAGGAAATCCTGCAGACCATGGGGCTGCGAGCCTTCACGCCAATGGTTGCGGCCTGCCCCGGTTGCGGCCGGACGACCTCGACCTTCTTCCAGGAACTGGCCGGCGAGGTGCAGGACTTTGTGCGCGCCAAAATGCCAGAATGGAAGCTGCAATATGACGGTGCCGAAAACATGACGCTGGCCGTCATGGGCTGTATCGTCAATGGTCCGGGCGAGTCGAAGCATGCCAATATCGGCATTTCCTTGCCAGGTACCGGCGAGGCCCCTTCGGCCCCAGTTTACGAAGATGGCGAAAAGACGGTCACCCTCAAGGGCGACAATATCGCCAACGAATTCAAGCAAATCATCGAGCGCTATGTTGAGCGCACCTACACCAAGAAACTGAAGTCATGA